Proteins from a genomic interval of Burkholderia cepacia GG4:
- the tssA gene encoding type VI secretion system protein TssA, with protein MPINLPELLTPISDASPSGDDLLFSNEFDAIQDARRYDDPTLDQGEWVTEIKEADWGFVVDHAGALLRTRTKDLRLAVWLTEALALEDGITGLTEGYALLEGLCRDYWDTVHPLPEGDDVEYRLGNVAWLSGRTAELLRGIPVTEGASNAFTTLDWEVAQHVAQAVKRDPEHADDIARGKPSVEQIDASRRVTPIAFYAGLLANLKAFEIALDAFEERLVERAGNSAPSFRQTRDAFETVYRLAERFAREQGYTGSAPHAPAAPQAQPERIEPSFGDAFHTEETHVQSQTAPRPPVTQMIAGIQNRAQAVDQLRSVARYFRQTEPHSPVAYLADKAAEWADMPLHKWLESVVKDDGSLSHIRELLGVKPDEQS; from the coding sequence ATGCCGATCAATCTCCCCGAGCTGCTGACGCCGATCAGCGATGCGTCGCCCAGCGGCGACGACCTGCTGTTCTCGAACGAATTCGACGCGATCCAGGACGCGCGCCGCTATGACGATCCGACGCTCGACCAGGGCGAGTGGGTAACCGAGATCAAGGAGGCCGACTGGGGCTTCGTCGTCGATCATGCGGGCGCGCTGCTGCGCACCCGCACCAAGGACCTGCGGCTCGCCGTGTGGCTGACCGAGGCGCTCGCGCTGGAGGACGGCATCACCGGCCTCACCGAAGGCTATGCGCTGCTGGAAGGGCTGTGCCGCGACTACTGGGACACCGTGCATCCGCTGCCCGAAGGCGACGATGTCGAATACCGGCTCGGCAACGTCGCCTGGCTGTCCGGGCGCACGGCCGAACTTCTGCGCGGCATTCCGGTGACGGAAGGCGCGTCGAACGCGTTCACCACACTCGACTGGGAAGTCGCGCAGCACGTTGCGCAGGCCGTGAAGCGCGACCCCGAGCACGCGGACGACATCGCGCGCGGCAAGCCGTCGGTCGAACAGATCGATGCGTCGCGGCGCGTGACGCCGATCGCGTTCTATGCCGGACTGCTCGCGAACCTGAAGGCATTCGAAATCGCGCTCGACGCGTTCGAGGAGCGGCTCGTCGAACGCGCGGGCAATTCGGCGCCGAGCTTCCGGCAGACGCGCGACGCATTCGAGACCGTATACCGGCTCGCCGAGCGCTTTGCGCGCGAGCAGGGCTATACGGGCAGCGCGCCGCATGCGCCGGCGGCGCCGCAGGCGCAGCCCGAGCGTATCGAGCCGAGCTTCGGCGATGCGTTCCACACCGAGGAGACCCACGTGCAGTCGCAGACCGCTCCGCGTCCGCCGGTGACGCAGATGATCGCCGGCATCCAGAACCGTGCGCAGGCCGTCGACCAGCTGCGTTCGGTCGCACGCTATTTCCGCCAGACCGAGCCGCACAGCCCGGTCGCGTATCTCGCCGACAAGGCGGCCGAATGGGCCGACATGCCGCTGCACAAGTGGCTCGAGAGCGTCGTGAAGGACGACGGCTCGCTGTCGCATATTCGCGAGCTGCTCGGCGTGAAGCCCGACGAGCAGTCGTAA
- the tssH gene encoding type VI secretion system ATPase TssH yields the protein MSTPLKTLITKLNPLCRHAAERAASACLARGHYEVDLEHLFLALLDEATGDLPLALRASRVDPHALRADLERELTRLKTGNTRTPVFSVHLIALFEQAWLIASLDSQLGRIRSGHLLLALLTAPDLAQFAQRMSSQFAEMNVTDLKHKFDEIMAGSSEAEPRQPDAEGADVAPALDGAAPAAGPSKTPALDTYTTNLTQRARDGKIDPVIGREAEIRQAIDILMRRRQNNPIMTGEAGVGKTAVVEGLALRIAADDVPPPLRGVALHVLDMGLLQAGASVKGEFENRLKSVIDEVKKSAHPIILFIDEAHTIIGAGGQAGQNDAANLLKPALARGELRTIAATTWSEYKKYFEKDAALARRFQVVKVEEPSEPLAAAMLRGMSGLMEQHFNVRILDDAITEAVRLSHRYISGRQLPDKAISVLDTACAKVALAHSATPAAIDDTKKRIERIDAEIASLEREAAGGAAHDERLGELRGARDTALEQLAQDEARYEAERVIVAEITELRDALDKARGPSEHGEPVDVPATRDKLAERVAALHALQGGEPMVPLQVDGHVVAGIVAAWTGIPLGRMVKDEIDTVLNLQPLLTARVIGQDHALDAIAQRVRTATANLEDPNKPRGVFMFVGPSGVGKTETALALADILYGGERKMVTINMSEYQEAHSVSGLKGSPPGYVGYGEGGVLTEAVRRNPYSVVLLDEVEKAHPDVLEMFFQVFDKGTMDDAEGREIDFRNTLIILTSNVGSAAVMQACLNKPAEELPDPDALAEALRPQLYKTFKPAFLGRMKVVPYYPISDDVLAEIIELKLERIRRRIDANHKAAFEWDESLVDAVLARCTEVDSGARNVDHILNGTLLPEIAGHVLGRIADGAAIARIAVRADEAGEFAYTVE from the coding sequence ATGAGCACGCCTCTGAAGACCCTGATCACGAAACTGAACCCGCTGTGCCGGCACGCGGCCGAGCGTGCGGCGAGCGCGTGCCTGGCGCGCGGCCACTACGAGGTCGATCTGGAGCACCTGTTCCTCGCGCTGCTCGACGAAGCGACGGGCGACCTGCCGCTCGCGCTGCGCGCGAGCCGCGTCGATCCGCATGCGCTGCGTGCCGATCTCGAGCGCGAACTCACGCGCCTGAAGACGGGCAACACGCGCACGCCGGTGTTTTCCGTGCACCTGATCGCGCTGTTCGAGCAGGCGTGGCTGATCGCGTCGCTCGATTCGCAGCTCGGCCGGATCCGCTCGGGCCACCTGCTGCTCGCGCTGTTGACCGCGCCCGATCTCGCGCAGTTCGCGCAACGGATGTCGTCGCAGTTCGCGGAAATGAACGTGACCGACCTGAAGCACAAGTTCGACGAGATCATGGCCGGGTCGAGCGAGGCCGAGCCGCGCCAGCCGGACGCGGAAGGCGCCGACGTCGCGCCGGCTCTCGACGGAGCCGCGCCCGCGGCCGGCCCGTCGAAGACGCCCGCGCTCGACACCTACACGACCAACCTCACGCAGCGCGCGCGCGACGGCAAGATCGACCCGGTGATCGGCCGCGAAGCCGAGATCCGCCAGGCCATCGACATCCTGATGCGCCGCCGCCAGAACAACCCGATCATGACCGGCGAGGCCGGCGTCGGCAAAACGGCGGTCGTCGAGGGCCTCGCGCTGCGGATCGCGGCCGACGACGTGCCGCCGCCGTTGCGCGGCGTCGCGCTGCACGTGCTCGACATGGGGCTGCTGCAAGCCGGCGCGAGCGTGAAGGGCGAGTTCGAGAACCGCCTGAAGAGCGTGATCGACGAGGTGAAGAAGAGCGCGCACCCGATCATCCTGTTCATCGACGAGGCGCACACGATCATCGGCGCAGGCGGCCAGGCCGGCCAGAACGACGCGGCGAACCTGCTGAAGCCGGCGCTCGCGCGCGGCGAGCTGCGCACGATCGCCGCGACAACGTGGAGCGAATACAAGAAGTACTTCGAGAAGGACGCGGCGCTCGCGCGGCGCTTCCAGGTCGTGAAGGTCGAGGAGCCGAGCGAGCCGCTCGCGGCCGCGATGCTGCGCGGGATGTCGGGGTTGATGGAACAGCACTTCAACGTGCGAATCCTCGACGACGCGATCACCGAGGCCGTGCGCCTGTCGCATCGCTACATCAGCGGCCGGCAGCTGCCGGACAAGGCGATCAGCGTGCTCGACACCGCCTGTGCGAAGGTCGCGCTCGCGCACAGCGCGACGCCGGCGGCGATCGACGACACGAAGAAGCGCATCGAGCGCATCGACGCGGAGATCGCGTCGCTGGAGCGCGAAGCGGCGGGCGGTGCGGCGCACGACGAGCGGCTCGGCGAGCTGCGCGGCGCGCGCGACACGGCGCTCGAACAGCTTGCGCAGGACGAGGCACGCTATGAAGCGGAACGTGTGATCGTCGCCGAGATCACCGAGCTGCGGGACGCGCTCGACAAGGCGCGAGGTCCGTCGGAACACGGCGAGCCGGTCGACGTGCCGGCCACGCGCGACAAGCTGGCCGAACGCGTCGCGGCGCTGCACGCGTTGCAGGGCGGCGAGCCGATGGTGCCGCTGCAGGTCGACGGCCACGTCGTCGCCGGGATCGTCGCCGCCTGGACCGGCATTCCGCTCGGCCGGATGGTGAAGGACGAGATCGACACCGTGCTGAACCTGCAGCCGCTGCTGACCGCGCGCGTGATCGGCCAGGACCATGCGCTCGACGCGATCGCGCAGCGCGTGCGCACCGCGACCGCGAACCTCGAGGATCCGAACAAGCCGCGCGGCGTGTTCATGTTCGTCGGGCCGTCGGGCGTCGGCAAGACCGAGACGGCGCTCGCGCTGGCCGACATCCTGTACGGCGGCGAGCGCAAGATGGTCACGATCAACATGAGCGAGTACCAGGAAGCGCACAGCGTGTCGGGCCTGAAGGGTTCGCCGCCGGGCTACGTCGGCTACGGCGAGGGCGGCGTGCTGACCGAGGCGGTGCGCCGCAACCCGTATTCCGTCGTGCTGCTCGACGAGGTCGAGAAGGCCCACCCGGACGTGCTCGAGATGTTCTTCCAGGTGTTCGACAAGGGCACGATGGACGACGCCGAGGGGCGCGAGATCGACTTCCGCAACACGCTGATCATCCTGACGTCGAACGTCGGGTCGGCCGCGGTGATGCAGGCGTGCCTGAACAAGCCGGCCGAGGAACTGCCCGATCCGGACGCGCTCGCCGAGGCGCTGCGCCCGCAGCTGTACAAGACGTTCAAACCGGCGTTCCTCGGCCGGATGAAGGTCGTGCCGTACTATCCGATTTCCGACGACGTGCTGGCCGAGATCATCGAGCTGAAGCTCGAACGGATCCGCCGCCGCATCGATGCGAACCACAAGGCCGCGTTCGAGTGGGATGAATCGCTCGTCGACGCGGTGCTCGCGCGCTGCACCGAGGTCGATTCGGGCGCCCGCAACGTCGACCATATCCTGAACGGTACGCTGCTGCCGGAGATCGCGGGCCACGTGCTCGGCCGGATCGCCGACGGCGCGGCCATCGCGCGCATTGCGGTGCGCGCGGACGAGGCCGGCGAATTCGCGTACACCGTCGAATGA
- the tssG gene encoding type VI secretion system baseplate subunit TssG, with amino-acid sequence MQAPNRRIDPGVVDALLDEPHRFEFFQAVRVLEGLFARQASDAPGAWRQGDVVAQRIEFRNTLSLGFPPSEIEGVRSFDDDGTLLDSGEQRGAALAAGELGHVELTPAFFGLLGGQGALPLHYTEQIVAREHLKRDHAARAFFDVFSNRATALFYAAWKKYRLPFHYELDRDERYLPLLLAIAGVPSDEVRDSLAAGAGGVLDEAVAGYALAARHRPMSAAYLQRTLSDYFRVPVKIDQFVGKWYDVPPDQLSVLGEVNAVLGATALVGERVWQRDMRARIVVGPLSKRDYEAFLPGGAQAVALERMLTLLAGVTLEYEVKLVLKRTEVGASVLGAGSRLGWDAFLCTRDAVDDRSDARYELHVIH; translated from the coding sequence ATGCAAGCCCCGAACCGGCGAATCGATCCTGGCGTAGTCGACGCGCTGCTCGACGAGCCGCACCGCTTCGAGTTCTTCCAGGCGGTGCGCGTGCTCGAAGGGCTGTTCGCGCGGCAGGCGTCCGATGCGCCCGGCGCGTGGCGGCAGGGCGACGTCGTCGCGCAGCGCATCGAATTCCGCAACACGCTGTCGCTCGGCTTCCCGCCGAGCGAGATCGAGGGCGTCCGCTCGTTCGACGACGACGGCACGCTGCTCGATTCCGGTGAGCAGCGCGGCGCCGCGCTCGCGGCCGGCGAGCTCGGTCATGTCGAACTGACGCCCGCGTTCTTCGGGCTGCTGGGCGGGCAGGGCGCACTGCCGCTGCACTACACCGAGCAGATCGTCGCGCGCGAGCACCTGAAGCGCGACCATGCGGCGCGCGCGTTCTTCGACGTGTTCTCGAACCGCGCGACCGCGCTGTTCTACGCAGCGTGGAAGAAATACCGGCTGCCGTTCCATTACGAACTCGACCGCGACGAGCGCTACCTGCCGCTCCTGCTCGCGATCGCCGGCGTGCCGAGCGACGAGGTGCGCGACAGCCTCGCGGCCGGCGCGGGCGGCGTGCTCGACGAGGCGGTTGCCGGCTACGCACTCGCCGCGCGGCACCGGCCGATGTCGGCCGCGTACCTGCAGCGCACGCTGTCCGACTACTTCCGCGTGCCGGTGAAGATCGACCAGTTCGTCGGCAAGTGGTACGACGTGCCGCCCGACCAGCTGAGCGTGCTCGGCGAGGTCAACGCGGTGCTCGGCGCGACGGCGCTGGTCGGCGAACGCGTGTGGCAGCGCGACATGCGCGCGCGGATCGTCGTCGGCCCGCTATCCAAGCGCGACTACGAGGCATTCCTGCCCGGCGGCGCGCAGGCCGTCGCGCTCGAACGGATGCTGACGCTGCTTGCGGGCGTCACGCTCGAATACGAGGTCAAGCTCGTGCTGAAGCGCACCGAGGTCGGCGCGAGTGTGCTCGGCGCCGGCTCGCGGCTCGGCTGGGACGCGTTCCTCTGCACGCGCGACGCGGTCGACGACCGCTCGGATGCCCGCTACGAGCTGCACGTGATTCACTGA
- the tssF gene encoding type VI secretion system baseplate subunit TssF, with product MEELLPYYERELSFLRRYSRDFAERYPKIAARLALSGEHCEDPHVERMIESFALLGARINKKLDDDYPEFTEALLEVLYPHYLRPFPSCSIAQFTPASPGQQTEPVVIDRGTELKSRPIRGVQCRFRTAYDVTLAPIRISEARYTPVALAPSATVLPSNATGVISITFESLAAQLDLGALKLSTLRAHLHGEQSFVAALTDCLFVHVLGAYVEPERNGRWTALRKLPIAQAGFDEDDALIDYPAKSHPAYRLLTEYFAFPDKFDFVDFDLAAIARASGRCQRATLHLVLQDVRSDSHVARLLELLTASHFRLFCTPIVNLFRQHGEPIRITHRAVSYPVIAEARRAFAYEVYSIDSVKLVRQQAHEESVIEFRPFYSLHHGESARIGHYWFARRNDWVAQKSPGYETEISIVDIDFEPTSPQTDTLSLDLTCTNRDLPAMLAFGLEGGDLFQDGGAQTSGISLLRRPTQSVRFERGRAAHWRLVSHLALNHVSLVAHGLAPLKEMLTLYDLRRTAVSMRQIDGLAGVEQRGAVQWLPGKPFATFVRGIEIRLTIDEEHFVGASLASFVRVLDSFFGLYVHLNSFVQLVVVSKRTGEEIIRCKPRTGESILA from the coding sequence ATGGAAGAATTGCTGCCGTATTACGAGCGCGAATTATCGTTTTTGCGGCGCTATTCGCGGGATTTCGCCGAACGTTATCCGAAGATCGCGGCGCGGCTCGCGTTGTCCGGCGAGCACTGCGAGGATCCGCACGTCGAGCGGATGATCGAGTCGTTCGCGCTGCTCGGCGCGCGCATCAACAAGAAGCTCGACGACGACTACCCCGAATTCACCGAAGCGCTGCTGGAAGTGCTGTATCCGCACTACCTGCGGCCGTTCCCGTCGTGCTCGATCGCGCAGTTCACGCCGGCTTCGCCCGGCCAGCAGACCGAACCGGTCGTGATCGACCGCGGCACCGAGCTGAAGAGCCGCCCGATCCGCGGCGTACAGTGCCGGTTCCGCACCGCATACGACGTGACGCTGGCGCCGATCCGCATCTCGGAGGCGCGCTACACGCCGGTCGCGCTCGCGCCGAGCGCGACGGTGCTGCCGTCCAACGCGACGGGCGTGATCTCGATCACGTTCGAATCGCTCGCCGCGCAGCTCGATCTCGGCGCGCTGAAGCTGTCGACGCTGCGTGCGCACCTGCACGGCGAACAGTCGTTCGTCGCCGCGCTGACCGACTGCCTGTTCGTCCACGTGCTCGGCGCGTATGTCGAGCCGGAGCGCAACGGCCGCTGGACCGCGCTGCGCAAGCTGCCGATCGCGCAGGCCGGCTTCGACGAGGACGACGCGCTGATCGACTACCCGGCGAAGTCGCACCCCGCGTATCGCCTGCTCACCGAATACTTCGCGTTCCCCGACAAGTTCGATTTCGTCGATTTCGACCTCGCGGCGATCGCGCGCGCGTCGGGCCGCTGCCAGCGCGCGACGTTGCATCTGGTGCTGCAGGACGTGCGCAGCGATTCGCACGTCGCGCGGCTGCTCGAGTTGCTGACGGCCAGCCATTTCCGGCTGTTCTGCACGCCGATCGTCAACCTGTTCCGCCAGCACGGCGAACCGATCCGCATCACGCACCGCGCGGTGTCGTACCCGGTGATCGCCGAAGCGCGCCGCGCGTTCGCGTACGAGGTGTACTCGATCGATTCGGTGAAGCTCGTCCGGCAGCAGGCGCATGAAGAATCGGTGATCGAGTTCCGGCCGTTCTATTCGCTGCATCACGGCGAATCGGCACGGATCGGTCATTACTGGTTCGCGCGCCGCAACGACTGGGTCGCGCAGAAGAGCCCCGGCTACGAAACCGAGATCTCGATCGTCGACATCGACTTCGAACCGACGTCGCCGCAGACCGACACCCTGAGCCTCGACCTCACCTGCACGAACCGCGACCTGCCGGCGATGCTCGCGTTCGGCCTCGAGGGCGGCGATCTGTTCCAGGACGGCGGAGCGCAGACGAGCGGCATCTCGCTGCTGCGGCGCCCGACGCAAAGCGTGCGCTTCGAGCGCGGCCGCGCCGCGCACTGGCGGCTTGTGTCGCATCTCGCGCTGAACCACGTGTCGCTGGTCGCGCACGGGCTCGCACCGCTCAAGGAAATGCTGACGCTGTACGACCTGCGGCGCACCGCCGTGTCGATGCGCCAGATCGACGGCTTGGCCGGCGTCGAGCAGCGCGGCGCCGTGCAGTGGCTGCCCGGCAAGCCGTTCGCGACCTTCGTGCGCGGCATCGAGATCCGGCTGACGATCGACGAGGAACACTTCGTCGGTGCGAGCCTCGCGTCGTTCGTGCGCGTGCTCGACAGCTTCTTCGGGCTGTACGTCCATCTCAACAGTTTCGTTCAATTGGTCGTCGTGTCGAAGCGCACCGGCGAGGAGATCATCCGATGCAAGCCCCGAACCGGCGAATCGATCCTGGCGTAG
- the tssE gene encoding type VI secretion system baseplate subunit TssE: MKRFEPSFLDKLFDDEPHLPASAAMRQLSLDELKNTVARDVEAILNTRIAHTESELAALPECQKSVLTYGLNDFAGLSLASHYDRAFICKSIQQAIARHEPRLQQVQVTFELNEQSTNALYFAIQALLVVHPAEEPVNFDAMLQPSTLQYSVTRARAARML, from the coding sequence ATGAAACGATTCGAACCCAGTTTTCTCGACAAGCTGTTCGACGACGAACCGCACCTGCCGGCCTCGGCAGCGATGCGGCAATTGTCGCTGGACGAGCTCAAGAACACGGTCGCCCGCGACGTCGAGGCGATCCTCAACACCCGTATCGCGCACACCGAGAGCGAGCTGGCCGCGCTGCCGGAATGCCAGAAGTCGGTGCTGACCTACGGGCTGAACGATTTCGCGGGGCTGAGCCTCGCGAGCCACTACGACCGCGCGTTCATCTGCAAGTCGATCCAGCAGGCCATCGCGCGCCACGAGCCGCGGCTGCAGCAGGTGCAGGTGACGTTCGAGCTGAACGAGCAGTCGACCAACGCGCTGTACTTCGCAATCCAGGCGCTGCTCGTCGTGCACCCGGCCGAAGAGCCGGTGAATTTCGACGCGATGCTGCAGCCGTCGACGCTGCAGTATTCGGTCACGCGCGCACGCGCCGCAAGAATGCTGTAA
- a CDS encoding Hcp family type VI secretion system effector has protein sequence MLHMHLQFGSPAVKGESADKDHQGWIELKSWDHSIVQPRSATASTAGGHTMTRCEHGDMIFTKEIDSSSPLLYQHASGGTTFDEVTVHFSRADGEGKRVQYLEVKLKYVIISSIAPSVREEGLPLETFSLKYAAVQWKQTQQKIGGNQGGNTQGAWSLTKNDKTYAV, from the coding sequence ATGTTACATATGCACTTGCAGTTTGGTAGTCCGGCGGTGAAGGGCGAATCCGCGGACAAAGACCATCAGGGCTGGATCGAACTGAAATCGTGGGATCACTCGATCGTTCAGCCGCGTTCGGCAACGGCATCGACCGCAGGCGGTCACACGATGACGCGCTGCGAACACGGCGACATGATTTTCACGAAGGAAATCGATTCGTCGAGCCCGCTGCTGTACCAGCACGCATCGGGCGGCACCACGTTCGATGAAGTGACGGTCCATTTCTCGCGCGCGGATGGCGAAGGCAAGCGCGTGCAGTATCTGGAAGTGAAGCTCAAGTACGTGATCATCTCGAGCATCGCACCGAGCGTTCGCGAAGAAGGTCTGCCGCTCGAGACGTTCTCGCTGAAGTACGCAGCCGTGCAGTGGAAGCAGACCCAACAGAAGATCGGCGGCAACCAGGGCGGCAACACGCAGGGCGCCTGGAGCCTGACGAAGAACGACAAGACCTACGCGGTCTAA
- the tssC gene encoding type VI secretion system contractile sheath large subunit, which translates to MNQQTAAAQASGAEYAAGTSLLDDIVEKSKVAKSDSEHARAKDLIGELVHQVLDGTVIVSDNLSATIDARVAELDRLISTQLSAVMHAPEFQRLESTWRGMDYLVKESNTGQTIKIKALHAPKRDLVRDFKGASEFDQSALFKKVYEEEFGTFGGSPFGALIGDYEISRQPEDMYFIEQMSHVAAAAHAPFIASASPELLGLESFSDLGKPRDLGKVFDTVEYAKWKSFRDAEDSRYVGLTLPRFLGRLPFNPKDGQTAENFNFVEDVDGTEHDKYLWCNAAWAFAARLTAAFDDFGWCAAIRGVEGGGLVEDLPTHTFKTDDGEVALKCPTEIAITDRREKELSDLGFIPLVHCKNSDYAAFFAAQSVQKPKKYSTDSANANAVLSAQLQYIFSVSRVAHYLKAMMRDKIGSFASAQNVETFLNRWISQYVLLDDNASQEQKAQFPLREASIQVSEIPGRPGSYRSVAFLRPHFQLDELSISLRLVADLPKPANS; encoded by the coding sequence ATGAACCAGCAAACGGCTGCGGCCCAAGCGAGCGGCGCGGAATACGCCGCCGGGACTTCACTGCTCGACGATATCGTCGAGAAGAGCAAGGTCGCGAAATCCGATTCCGAGCATGCGCGCGCGAAGGACCTGATCGGCGAACTCGTGCACCAGGTGCTCGACGGCACGGTGATCGTGTCGGACAACCTGTCGGCGACGATCGATGCGCGTGTCGCGGAACTCGACCGCCTGATCTCCACGCAGCTGTCCGCGGTGATGCACGCGCCGGAATTCCAGCGCCTCGAAAGCACGTGGCGCGGGATGGACTACCTGGTCAAGGAAAGCAACACCGGCCAGACGATCAAGATCAAGGCGCTGCACGCACCGAAGCGCGACCTCGTGCGCGACTTCAAGGGCGCGAGCGAGTTCGACCAGAGCGCGCTGTTCAAGAAGGTCTACGAAGAAGAGTTCGGCACGTTCGGCGGTTCGCCGTTCGGTGCGCTGATCGGCGACTACGAGATCTCGCGCCAGCCGGAAGACATGTACTTCATCGAGCAGATGTCGCACGTCGCGGCGGCCGCGCACGCGCCGTTCATCGCGTCGGCGTCGCCGGAGCTGCTCGGCCTCGAGTCGTTCTCCGACCTCGGCAAGCCGCGCGACCTCGGCAAGGTGTTCGACACGGTCGAGTACGCGAAGTGGAAGTCGTTCCGCGATGCCGAGGATTCCCGCTACGTCGGCCTCACGCTGCCGCGCTTCCTCGGGCGCCTGCCGTTCAATCCGAAGGACGGCCAGACCGCGGAGAATTTCAACTTCGTCGAGGACGTCGACGGCACCGAACACGACAAGTACCTGTGGTGCAACGCGGCGTGGGCATTCGCGGCACGCCTGACGGCCGCGTTCGACGACTTCGGCTGGTGCGCGGCGATCCGCGGCGTCGAAGGCGGCGGCCTCGTCGAGGACCTGCCGACCCACACGTTCAAGACCGACGACGGTGAAGTCGCGCTGAAGTGCCCGACCGAAATCGCGATCACCGATCGCCGCGAGAAGGAGCTGAGCGACCTCGGCTTCATCCCGCTCGTCCATTGCAAGAACTCGGATTACGCTGCGTTTTTCGCCGCGCAATCGGTGCAGAAACCGAAAAAATACAGCACCGACAGCGCGAATGCGAACGCCGTCCTGTCCGCCCAGCTTCAGTACATCTTCTCGGTATCGCGTGTCGCGCACTACCTGAAGGCGATGATGCGGGACAAGATCGGCAGCTTCGCATCGGCGCAGAACGTGGAGACTTTCCTCAACCGGTGGATTTCGCAGTACGTCCTGCTCGACGACAACGCATCGCAGGAACAGAAGGCGCAATTCCCGCTGCGCGAGGCATCCATACAAGTGTCGGAGATTCCGGGCAGGCCGGGCTCGTATCGTTCGGTCGCGTTCCTGCGCCCGCACTTTCAGCTCGACGAACTCTCGATTTCTCTGCGACTTGTCGCTGATCTGCCCAAACCGGCAAATTCATAA
- the tssB gene encoding type VI secretion system contractile sheath small subunit → MAKKESIQKSLQKIRPPRVQLTYEVEKGDAIEVKELPFVVGVVGDLAGQSEVEQPKLRDRKFVNIDRDNFDDVMKAIEPRAAFQVENRLSPDGGKFAVDLKFRSLSDFSPDEVVEQVEPLRRLLEARSKLADLRNKLAGNDKLEDLLSDVLKNTQQLQELAKGTGGDKDGE, encoded by the coding sequence ATGGCCAAGAAAGAAAGCATTCAGAAAAGCTTGCAGAAAATACGGCCGCCGCGCGTCCAGCTGACCTACGAGGTCGAGAAGGGCGACGCGATCGAGGTGAAGGAACTGCCGTTCGTCGTCGGGGTGGTCGGCGATCTGGCGGGCCAGTCGGAAGTCGAGCAGCCGAAGCTGCGCGATCGCAAGTTCGTCAACATCGACCGTGACAACTTCGACGACGTGATGAAGGCGATCGAGCCGCGCGCCGCGTTCCAGGTGGAAAACCGCCTGAGCCCGGACGGCGGCAAGTTCGCCGTCGACCTGAAGTTCCGTTCGCTGTCGGATTTCAGCCCGGACGAAGTCGTCGAACAGGTCGAGCCGCTGCGCCGCCTGCTCGAGGCGCGCTCGAAGCTCGCCGACCTGCGCAACAAGCTCGCCGGCAACGACAAGCTCGAGGATCTGCTGTCCGACGTGCTGAAGAACACGCAGCAGCTGCAAGAGCTCGCGAAGGGCACGGGCGGCGACAAAGACGGCGAATGA
- a CDS encoding tetratricopeptide repeat protein: MKDRLFAKLSGVVLACGVIAGCASQPPAPPTADVFNKSLADADAVAKSGDQDKALGLYQQLAKSDPTREEPWSRIAQIQFAQNHYGQAIVAAQEALQRDATDRQAKSVLAVAGLRIATQSLGELRQDSSLAGDAKSDAQALAKQLRDTLGESALFPPEQKAQTRKVVRRQIHRPKVAATATAESGVTPPPTTTSGGGAAQKGGADPFSALRN, translated from the coding sequence ATGAAAGACCGTCTCTTCGCAAAACTTTCTGGGGTAGTGCTGGCTTGCGGCGTGATCGCCGGTTGTGCGAGCCAGCCGCCGGCGCCGCCGACTGCCGACGTGTTCAACAAGTCGCTGGCCGATGCGGACGCCGTTGCGAAGTCGGGTGACCAGGACAAGGCCCTCGGCCTGTACCAGCAACTCGCGAAGTCGGATCCGACGCGCGAGGAACCGTGGTCGCGCATCGCGCAGATCCAGTTTGCGCAGAATCACTATGGCCAGGCGATCGTCGCCGCGCAGGAAGCACTGCAGCGCGACGCCACCGACCGCCAGGCGAAGAGCGTGCTCGCCGTTGCCGGCCTGCGGATCGCGACGCAGTCGCTCGGCGAACTGCGCCAGGATTCGTCGCTCGCGGGCGATGCGAAGTCCGATGCGCAGGCGCTGGCAAAGCAGCTGCGCGACACGCTCGGCGAATCGGCACTGTTCCCGCCGGAGCAGAAGGCGCAAACGCGCAAGGTCGTCCGCCGCCAGATTCATCGTCCGAAGGTCGCGGCCACCGCTACAGCGGAAAGCGGCGTGACGCCGCCGCCGACGACGACGTCGGGTGGCGGTGCAGCACAGAAGGGCGGGGCGGATCCGTTCAGCGCGCTGCGCAACTGA